The genomic stretch TTCACGGTACTGATTAAACACAGGATTCCGGCCAAGGACACTAAGTGTACTACCATTGTACTTACCAGTTGTGAAAACAAAGTTGAGGTTCATGAGAAGGGCAGCTTCCTTTTGATCAGCTGAACCATAAATTCCTTGGGCTCGGCCCACTATTGTTGAATTGGGCTCTGGCCCAACTGTTAATGGGTCGTCTATCATTGCAACAAACCCAAACAAAGTTGGAGATTTAGCAGTTGTATTGGATTGAGCTATTTGAATTGCAGTTGGATTCTTCCCACTAACTATGTCGTGGAAATAGAAATGAAATCTGGTTACCTTTTGCTTTGCATGGGAAAGGTTTTCGAACCATTTTTCAACAGCTTTGGGTCCTAACTCAACCCCTTTAACCATTGGCATAGCCATAACAATGAAACAAAGCAATAGGACTAAGCTCTTTTTCTCCATCTCTTCTTTCTCTTTGTCTCTCCCACTTAGAAAATAAAGAAGGAATATTGCATTGCAGATAGTACAAAGATATTATgagtatatatatgtgtgtgtgaatAGGTATTGGGAGTAGAATACAGAAATTAGTTAGTTgacttttaaatttttatttttaatgcaTCAATTATTTCAAGTAAGAAGgaaaagaagcaaaagaaaagaataagaaGAATGATGCACATGGTATTAATTTAGTACTGCCTGACAGTTttattactccctccgtctcaATTTATCTGGCG from Nicotiana sylvestris chromosome 12, ASM39365v2, whole genome shotgun sequence encodes the following:
- the LOC104211822 gene encoding dirigent protein 22-like, yielding MEKKSLVLLLCFIVMAMPMVKGVELGPKAVEKWFENLSHAKQKVTRFHFYFHDIVSGKNPTAIQIAQSNTTAKSPTLFGFVAMIDDPLTVGPEPNSTIVGRAQGIYGSADQKEAALLMNLNFVFTTGKYNGSTLSVLGRNPVFNQYREMPIVGGSGVFRLAQGIATAKTVWFNLTSGDAVVEYNVIVRHYSH